In one window of Mesorhizobium sp. B2-1-1 DNA:
- a CDS encoding DUF2842 domain-containing protein, with translation MPVRLKKLIGMFLLVALVIIYALVASIFAVARLSEAGPWTHFLFFLLSGLLWVLPAMGIIKWLMLEPRPKR, from the coding sequence ATGCCCGTGCGCCTGAAAAAGCTGATCGGAATGTTCCTGCTGGTGGCGCTTGTCATCATCTATGCGCTGGTCGCATCGATCTTCGCGGTCGCCCGGCTGTCCGAGGCGGGCCCGTGGACGCATTTCCTGTTCTTCCTGCTAAGCGGTCTGCTCTGGGTGCTGCCGGCGATGGGCATCATCAAATGGCTGATGCTGGAGCCTCGGCCCAAGCGCTGA
- a CDS encoding polysaccharide deacetylase family protein, with protein MIDGGEAIRKLALNVARYTGLAPLAKPLVGGIGAILMLHRVTAKPEKPDSVNRHLNIAPGFLDAMIAGLKADGYAFVSMDEAVERIAARGKGGQFAAITADDAYRDNMTEALPVLEKHGAPITIYVAPGLINGTADLWWDVVEDLVNAGDRLTLTTSEGKTTIDCTSPAKKLQAIARLHTYLTSEVREEDLRAVLRELAHANGVDAGRPRVDTLMTWSEIRAIAAHPLVTIGAHTINHSNLKRLSEADARHEIVGVKSILRAELGEEPRHFAYPYGYASAVGCREVGFVRDAGYTSAVTTRHGVLRAEHAGFLHALPRISVNGRYQNLAHIRTMLSGVTTPLANAGKMVVTI; from the coding sequence ATGATCGACGGCGGGGAGGCAATCCGAAAGCTGGCGCTCAACGTCGCCCGCTATACCGGCCTCGCACCGCTGGCCAAACCGCTGGTCGGCGGTATTGGCGCCATCCTCATGCTGCACCGCGTTACGGCAAAGCCCGAAAAGCCCGACAGCGTCAACCGTCATCTCAACATTGCGCCCGGCTTCCTCGACGCCATGATCGCCGGCCTGAAGGCGGATGGCTACGCCTTCGTCTCGATGGACGAGGCGGTGGAGCGTATCGCGGCGCGCGGCAAGGGCGGCCAGTTCGCCGCCATCACCGCCGACGACGCCTATCGCGACAACATGACCGAGGCCTTGCCGGTGCTGGAAAAGCACGGCGCGCCGATCACCATCTATGTGGCTCCGGGGCTTATCAACGGCACTGCGGATCTGTGGTGGGACGTGGTCGAGGATCTCGTCAACGCGGGCGATCGCCTGACCCTGACGACGTCCGAAGGGAAAACGACGATCGACTGCACCAGCCCGGCCAAAAAGCTCCAGGCCATCGCACGGCTGCACACCTATCTCACCAGCGAGGTTCGCGAGGAGGACCTGCGCGCCGTGCTGCGCGAACTGGCGCATGCGAACGGCGTCGACGCCGGCCGGCCGCGCGTCGACACGCTGATGACTTGGTCGGAGATCCGCGCGATCGCAGCGCATCCGCTCGTAACGATCGGTGCTCATACGATCAACCACAGCAATCTGAAGCGGCTTTCAGAAGCCGACGCGCGGCACGAAATCGTCGGGGTGAAGTCCATCCTGCGAGCCGAGCTGGGCGAGGAGCCGCGCCATTTCGCCTATCCCTACGGCTATGCCAGCGCCGTCGGCTGCCGCGAAGTGGGCTTTGTCCGCGATGCCGGCTACACCTCGGCCGTGACCACCCGTCATGGCGTGCTGCGCGCCGAACACGCCGGCTTCCTGCACGCATTGCCGCGCATCTCGGTCAACGGCCGTTATCAGAACCTCGCCCACATCCGCACCATGCTGTCTGGCGTGACGACGCCGCTCGCCAATGCCGGAAAGATGGTGGTCACCATCTGA